Proteins co-encoded in one Thermostichus vulcanus str. 'Rupite' genomic window:
- a CDS encoding 30S ribosomal protein S1 encodes MSRFTATADVGFTTEDFAALLDKYDYHFSPGEIVAGTVFSVEPRGALIDIGAKTAAFLPLQEMSISRLDDPHEMLQPGETREFFILTEENEEGQLTLSIRRIEYMRAWERVRQLQKEDATVRSAIFATNRGGALVRIEGLRGFIPGSHISTRKPKEELVGEELPLKFLEVDEDRNRLVLSHRRALVERKMNKLEVGEVVVGTVRGIKPYGAFIDIGGVSGLLHISEISHDHIDTPHSVFNVNDEVKVMIIDLDAERGRISLSTKQLEANPGDMTRDPQLVYDGAEEMAAKYREQMLAAKQGQPEEAPLEIAVEELEYAGAAVD; translated from the coding sequence ATGAGTCGATTCACCGCTACCGCTGATGTAGGTTTTACCACTGAGGATTTTGCCGCCCTACTCGATAAGTACGATTATCATTTCAGCCCTGGGGAAATCGTGGCGGGTACGGTGTTCTCAGTGGAGCCGCGTGGCGCGTTGATCGATATTGGCGCCAAGACCGCTGCTTTTCTGCCGTTGCAGGAGATGTCCATCAGCCGGTTGGATGACCCCCACGAGATGTTGCAGCCGGGGGAGACCCGCGAGTTTTTTATCCTTACCGAAGAGAACGAAGAAGGGCAGCTAACCCTCTCCATTCGTCGCATTGAGTACATGCGGGCTTGGGAACGGGTACGGCAGTTGCAAAAAGAAGATGCCACTGTGCGCTCCGCCATTTTTGCCACCAACCGGGGTGGAGCCTTGGTGCGCATTGAAGGTTTACGGGGCTTTATTCCGGGATCCCACATCAGCACCCGCAAGCCGAAGGAAGAGTTGGTGGGGGAAGAGTTACCCTTGAAGTTCTTGGAAGTGGATGAAGACCGCAACCGCCTGGTGTTGAGCCATCGCCGCGCCTTGGTGGAGCGGAAGATGAACAAGCTGGAAGTAGGGGAAGTGGTAGTGGGTACGGTACGCGGTATCAAGCCCTATGGCGCCTTCATCGATATTGGCGGTGTTTCTGGCCTGCTGCACATTTCCGAGATCTCCCACGATCACATCGATACACCTCACAGCGTCTTCAACGTCAACGACGAAGTCAAGGTGATGATCATCGACCTCGATGCCGAACGGGGGCGGATTTCGCTGTCTACCAAGCAGTTGGAGGCTAACCCTGGCGATATGACCCGGGATCCCCAGCTGGTTTACGATGGCGCCGAAGAAATGGCAGCCAAGTATCGTGAGCAAATGCTGGCAGCAAAGCAAGGACAACCGGAAGAAGCCCCACTGGAAATAGCGGTGGAAGAGCTGGAGTATGCGGGTGCTGCGGTAGACTAA
- the obgE gene encoding GTPase ObgE: protein MQFIDQAEIEVQAGDGGDGMVAFRREKYVPAGGPSGGNGGRGGSVILVADPNLQTLLDFRFQPVIKAEHGAKGGPNNRTGASGADRWVRVPCGTVVHNAQTGEILGDLTHKEDQLLVARGGQGGLGNAHFLSNRNRAPHQFTKGKPGEHVRLRLELKLIAEVGIVGLPNAGKSTLISVLSSARPKIADYPFTTLQPNLGVVPHPLGDGVVFADIPGLIEGAHLGVGLGHEFLRHVERTRVLIHLVDGTAADPVKDYQTIQQELQAYGHGLTEKPQILVLNKIDALTPQEIAERCQRLSAAAGSSVLAISAIAKQGLDPLLQRVWEQLSLERQPAGAGEFGLAAGKSVH, encoded by the coding sequence TTGCAATTTATTGACCAAGCGGAAATTGAGGTGCAAGCAGGGGATGGCGGAGATGGCATGGTCGCTTTCCGCAGAGAGAAGTATGTGCCTGCTGGAGGACCTTCTGGGGGTAATGGTGGACGCGGAGGCTCCGTGATTTTGGTGGCGGATCCCAACCTGCAAACCCTACTGGATTTTCGCTTTCAGCCTGTGATCAAAGCTGAGCACGGGGCTAAGGGGGGGCCCAATAATCGCACTGGGGCTAGTGGCGCAGATCGGTGGGTGCGGGTGCCCTGTGGCACGGTGGTTCACAACGCTCAAACTGGGGAAATCCTTGGGGATTTGACCCACAAAGAGGATCAACTGCTAGTGGCACGAGGGGGGCAAGGAGGACTGGGCAATGCCCACTTTCTGAGCAACCGCAATCGCGCCCCCCACCAATTCACCAAGGGCAAACCGGGAGAACATGTGCGGCTGCGGCTGGAGTTGAAACTGATTGCCGAAGTGGGCATTGTTGGCCTACCGAATGCGGGCAAATCCACGTTGATTTCGGTGCTGTCTTCCGCGCGGCCCAAGATTGCCGACTACCCCTTCACGACCTTGCAACCCAACTTGGGGGTAGTACCGCACCCACTGGGAGATGGGGTGGTGTTTGCGGATATTCCGGGGCTGATCGAGGGAGCCCACTTAGGGGTGGGGTTAGGCCACGAGTTTTTGCGCCATGTGGAGCGCACGCGGGTCTTGATTCACCTAGTGGATGGTACGGCGGCGGATCCCGTCAAGGATTACCAAACGATTCAACAAGAGCTGCAAGCCTACGGCCATGGCCTTACGGAGAAACCGCAAATTCTGGTTTTGAATAAGATCGATGCCCTCACACCCCAAGAGATTGCTGAACGCTGCCAACGCTTATCTGCCGCCGCCGGTAGTTCTGTGTTGGCCATTTCCGCCATTGCTAAGCAGGGGTTGGATCCCTTGCTGCAGCGGGTGTGGGAACAACTGAGCTTAGAACGGCAGCCTGCGGGCGCAGGGGAGT